The proteins below come from a single Mytilus edulis chromosome 5, xbMytEdul2.2, whole genome shotgun sequence genomic window:
- the LOC139524117 gene encoding dixin-like isoform X2, with the protein MMDLNSSRNSTKKITGKCENSQNNTVDLRNGVNMFKGNGILNNNHHYNKIVAGSKFSDGDKISAINPESKFSPRVKQGIELKILKPAIYSDVKSVTQSYLRSRGSTPSPLATSSAKEQDSDSSSSTLESLQSGNTTSDSGKSVVQKKQQLQAYVAWVNSQLKKKPGVRLIEDLRNDMKDGVAMIELIEIVGGEHMSGVHLCPSTYGEMRENIERILHYMTTNRIRMHHTNPKDIVDGNLKSIMRLILALAAHFKPQSVKHSTQSNSKRSSVTGIAQGASAALAEARRNAAKAGNSFRRNRSSYNYSDRRRTYHEGSSSEHLSDSDQSFNCDRTRVLSRDDGDGASADKSPQSSSRFSPGITDTSSPKDSRLSKSKSSDQVYAKDSGTELEDSGSNTVDRAQYEDLLQEYMELSDAMSNTRRELLKLQDLLLCGEPPDGAEDSPKQVISGSSPAEQMVILESQLIQTQEVCSDLREDLSRTKNDCMHLQGKKSGLQQRMADQEEQLSQLRAELLRRDFEKQSLESEKGELKMKVYDRDKTISDLRKEIVRRDQKVDQLQNNIQLTIQEKESVTRALKQQISDLHERLRLVGERGATLSARVASQDKRMAKLEGKILQTGDPQQREATPGGNSGEDLHVVRDAIHSLRLNFKTSDPQQHKLDSVEHFVCSLLDKIQQPNNLSTVSNGQNTYEHVTSRRLNFDSTGDVRRSPITSIPGFSPNQLDNPSSRTKQLNPQPTTKVLYFTDRTVNPSMCTIHKRLGEITLKDFKDHISVKGNYRYSFKALDPEFGTVKEEVMSDDDKVPGWEGQIVAWVEEDTG; encoded by the exons ATGATGGATTTAAATTCATCTAGGAATTCAACTAAAAAAATCACAGGAAAATGTGAAAATTCTCAAAATAATACTGTGGATTTACGAAATGGTGTTAATATGTTTAAAGGTAATGgaattttaaataataatcatCATTATAACAAAATTGTTGCCGGATCGAAATTCAGTGATGGAGATAAGATTTCTGCAATTAATCCAGAATCTAAATTTTCACCGAGAGTAAAACAAGGAATAGAATTAAAGATATTAAAACCAGCGATATACAGTGATGTAAAATCTGTAACACAAAGTTATCTACGTTCTCGCGGGTCTACACCGTCACCACTGGCCACATCTTCAGCAAAAGAACAAGATTCGGATTCCTCTAGTTCAACACTAGAGAGTTTACAGAGTGGGAATACAACATCTGACTCTGGCAAATCTGTTGTACAGAAAAAG CAACAACTACAAGCATATGTTGCTTGGGTAAACTCCCAGTTGAAAAAGAAGCCTGGTGTTCGCCTGATCGAAGATCTACGCAATGATATGAAAGACGGAGTAGCTATGATAGAGCTCATAGAAATAGTTG GAGGAGAGCACATGAGTGGTGTCCATCTTTGTCCCTCTACCTACGGTGAAATGAGAGAGAACATTGAAAGAATTCTACATTACATGACTACCAACAGAATCAGGATGCATCATACTAATCCTAAAG ATATTGTGGATGGCAATCTGAAGTCTATTATGAGATTGATATTAGCATTAGCTGCCCATTTTAAACCACAAAGTGTCAAACATTCCACACAATCCAACAGTAAGAGATCTAGTGTTACTGGTATAGCTCAG GGAGCATCAGCAGCGTTGGCAGAAGCGAGAAGGAATGCTGCAAAAGCTGGTAATAGTTTCAGAAGAAATAGATCATCTTATAATTATAGTGATAGAAG GCGTACATACCATGAGGGAAGTAGTTCAGAGCACTTGAGTGACTCAGATCAAAGCTTTAACTGTGATAGGACTAGAGTTTTGAGTCGAGATGATGGAGATGGGGCCAGTGCTGACAAAAGTCCACAGTCCTCGTCGAGATTTAGTCCTGGCATAACTGATACATCTAGTCCAAAAGATAGTCGCCTCTCTAAAAGTAAATCATCTGACCAggtctatg CCAAAGACAGTGGTACAGAGTTAGAAGATAGTGGGAGTAACACAGTAGACAGAGCTCAATACGAAGATCTGCTACAGGAGTATATGGAACTCTCTGATGCCATGTCAAATACAAGACGAGAACTCCTAAAATTACAAGATTTG TTACTGTGTGGGGAACCACCAGATGGTGCTGAAGATAGTCCTAAACAGGTTATATCTGGTTCTTCTCCTGCTGAACAAATG gtGATACTTGAAAGTCAATTGATACAGACACAGGAAGTGTGTTCAGATTTACGTGAAGATTTGTCTCGGACCAAGAATGACTGCATGCATTTACAGGGTAAAAAGTCAGGTCTACAACAAAGAATGGCGGACCAAGAGGAACAGCTGTCTCAATTAAGGGCTGAACTTCTACGCAGAGACTTTGAAAAACAGTCTTTAGAATCTGAAAAG GGTGAATTAAAGATGAAAGTTTATGATAGAGATAAAACTATATCAGATTTAAGA AAAGAGATTGTAAGAAGAGACCAAAAAGTTGACCAATTGCAAAATAATATCCAACTGACAATCCAAGAAAAAGAATCTGTAACACGAGCATTAAAGCAGCAGATATCTGACCTTCATGAAAGGTTACGCTTGGTTGGAGAACGTGGG GCCACATTGTCTGCAAGAGTAGCATCTCAAGACAAAAGAATGGCCAAGTTGGAAGGAAAAATTTTACAAACAGGCGATCCCCAACAAAGGGAGGCTACTCCTGGAGGAAAT tcaGGAGAAGATCTTCATGTTGTCCGTGATGCAATACATAGTTTACGCCTGAATTTCAAAACCTCAGATCCTCAGCAACATAAATTAGACTCGGTTGAACACTTTGTTTGTTCgttattagataaaatacaacAACCTAATAATTTGTCTACTGTTTCCAATGGCCAA AATACATATGAACATGTCACCTCTAGACGTTTAAATTTTGATTCGACTGGAGATGTACGACGATCACCCATCACATCTATACCAG GTTTTTCCCCAAATCAATTAGACAATCCATCATCAAGAACCAAGCAGTTAAATCCTCAACCCACAACAAAAGTGCTATATTTTACTGATAGGACAGTTAACCCCAGTATGTGTACCATTCATAAAAG attagGAGAAATAACGTTGAAAGACTTTAAAGATCATATAAGTGTGAAAGGGAACTATAGATACTCGTTTAAAGCATTAGATCCAGAGTTTGGAACAGTCAAGGAAGAG GTAATGAGTGATGATGATAAGGTACCAGGATGGGAGGGACAGATAGTGGCCTGGGTGGAAGAAGATACAGGATGA
- the LOC139524117 gene encoding dixin-like isoform X1: MMDLNSSRNSTKKITGKCENSQNNTVDLRNGVNMFKGNGILNNNHHYNKIVAGSKFSDGDKISAINPESKFSPRVKQGIELKILKPAIYSDVKSVTQSYLRSRGSTPSPLATSSAKEQDSDSSSSTLESLQSGNTTSDSGKSVVQKKQQLQAYVAWVNSQLKKKPGVRLIEDLRNDMKDGVAMIELIEIVGGEHMSGVHLCPSTYGEMRENIERILHYMTTNRIRMHHTNPKDIVDGNLKSIMRLILALAAHFKPQSVKHSTQSNSKRSSVTGIAQGASAALAEARRNAAKAGNSFRRNRSSYNYSDRRRTYHEGSSSEHLSDSDQSFNCDRTRVLSRDDGDGASADKSPQSSSRFSPGITDTSSPKDSRLSKSKSSDQVYAKDSGTELEDSGSNTVDRAQYEDLLQEYMELSDAMSNTRRELLKLQDLLLCGEPPDGAEDSPKQVISGSSPAEQMVILESQLIQTQEVCSDLREDLSRTKNDCMHLQGKKSGLQQRMADQEEQLSQLRAELLRRDFEKQSLESEKGELKMKVYDRDKTISDLRKEIVRRDQKVDQLQNNIQLTIQEKESVTRALKQQISDLHERLRLVGERGATLSARVASQDKRMAKLEGKILQTGDPQQREATPGGNSGEDLHVVRDAIHSLRLNFKTSDPQQHKLDSVEHFVCSLLDKIQQPNNLSTVSNGQNTYEHVTSRRLNFDSTGDVRRSPITSIPGSNTSFSPNQLDNPSSRTKQLNPQPTTKVLYFTDRTVNPSMCTIHKRLGEITLKDFKDHISVKGNYRYSFKALDPEFGTVKEEVMSDDDKVPGWEGQIVAWVEEDTG; encoded by the exons ATGATGGATTTAAATTCATCTAGGAATTCAACTAAAAAAATCACAGGAAAATGTGAAAATTCTCAAAATAATACTGTGGATTTACGAAATGGTGTTAATATGTTTAAAGGTAATGgaattttaaataataatcatCATTATAACAAAATTGTTGCCGGATCGAAATTCAGTGATGGAGATAAGATTTCTGCAATTAATCCAGAATCTAAATTTTCACCGAGAGTAAAACAAGGAATAGAATTAAAGATATTAAAACCAGCGATATACAGTGATGTAAAATCTGTAACACAAAGTTATCTACGTTCTCGCGGGTCTACACCGTCACCACTGGCCACATCTTCAGCAAAAGAACAAGATTCGGATTCCTCTAGTTCAACACTAGAGAGTTTACAGAGTGGGAATACAACATCTGACTCTGGCAAATCTGTTGTACAGAAAAAG CAACAACTACAAGCATATGTTGCTTGGGTAAACTCCCAGTTGAAAAAGAAGCCTGGTGTTCGCCTGATCGAAGATCTACGCAATGATATGAAAGACGGAGTAGCTATGATAGAGCTCATAGAAATAGTTG GAGGAGAGCACATGAGTGGTGTCCATCTTTGTCCCTCTACCTACGGTGAAATGAGAGAGAACATTGAAAGAATTCTACATTACATGACTACCAACAGAATCAGGATGCATCATACTAATCCTAAAG ATATTGTGGATGGCAATCTGAAGTCTATTATGAGATTGATATTAGCATTAGCTGCCCATTTTAAACCACAAAGTGTCAAACATTCCACACAATCCAACAGTAAGAGATCTAGTGTTACTGGTATAGCTCAG GGAGCATCAGCAGCGTTGGCAGAAGCGAGAAGGAATGCTGCAAAAGCTGGTAATAGTTTCAGAAGAAATAGATCATCTTATAATTATAGTGATAGAAG GCGTACATACCATGAGGGAAGTAGTTCAGAGCACTTGAGTGACTCAGATCAAAGCTTTAACTGTGATAGGACTAGAGTTTTGAGTCGAGATGATGGAGATGGGGCCAGTGCTGACAAAAGTCCACAGTCCTCGTCGAGATTTAGTCCTGGCATAACTGATACATCTAGTCCAAAAGATAGTCGCCTCTCTAAAAGTAAATCATCTGACCAggtctatg CCAAAGACAGTGGTACAGAGTTAGAAGATAGTGGGAGTAACACAGTAGACAGAGCTCAATACGAAGATCTGCTACAGGAGTATATGGAACTCTCTGATGCCATGTCAAATACAAGACGAGAACTCCTAAAATTACAAGATTTG TTACTGTGTGGGGAACCACCAGATGGTGCTGAAGATAGTCCTAAACAGGTTATATCTGGTTCTTCTCCTGCTGAACAAATG gtGATACTTGAAAGTCAATTGATACAGACACAGGAAGTGTGTTCAGATTTACGTGAAGATTTGTCTCGGACCAAGAATGACTGCATGCATTTACAGGGTAAAAAGTCAGGTCTACAACAAAGAATGGCGGACCAAGAGGAACAGCTGTCTCAATTAAGGGCTGAACTTCTACGCAGAGACTTTGAAAAACAGTCTTTAGAATCTGAAAAG GGTGAATTAAAGATGAAAGTTTATGATAGAGATAAAACTATATCAGATTTAAGA AAAGAGATTGTAAGAAGAGACCAAAAAGTTGACCAATTGCAAAATAATATCCAACTGACAATCCAAGAAAAAGAATCTGTAACACGAGCATTAAAGCAGCAGATATCTGACCTTCATGAAAGGTTACGCTTGGTTGGAGAACGTGGG GCCACATTGTCTGCAAGAGTAGCATCTCAAGACAAAAGAATGGCCAAGTTGGAAGGAAAAATTTTACAAACAGGCGATCCCCAACAAAGGGAGGCTACTCCTGGAGGAAAT tcaGGAGAAGATCTTCATGTTGTCCGTGATGCAATACATAGTTTACGCCTGAATTTCAAAACCTCAGATCCTCAGCAACATAAATTAGACTCGGTTGAACACTTTGTTTGTTCgttattagataaaatacaacAACCTAATAATTTGTCTACTGTTTCCAATGGCCAA AATACATATGAACATGTCACCTCTAGACGTTTAAATTTTGATTCGACTGGAGATGTACGACGATCACCCATCACATCTATACCAGGTAGTAATACAA GTTTTTCCCCAAATCAATTAGACAATCCATCATCAAGAACCAAGCAGTTAAATCCTCAACCCACAACAAAAGTGCTATATTTTACTGATAGGACAGTTAACCCCAGTATGTGTACCATTCATAAAAG attagGAGAAATAACGTTGAAAGACTTTAAAGATCATATAAGTGTGAAAGGGAACTATAGATACTCGTTTAAAGCATTAGATCCAGAGTTTGGAACAGTCAAGGAAGAG GTAATGAGTGATGATGATAAGGTACCAGGATGGGAGGGACAGATAGTGGCCTGGGTGGAAGAAGATACAGGATGA
- the LOC139524117 gene encoding dixin-like isoform X4, whose translation MASPAKSPDEEGSKSWMEWRQQLQAYVAWVNSQLKKKPGVRLIEDLRNDMKDGVAMIELIEIVGGEHMSGVHLCPSTYGEMRENIERILHYMTTNRIRMHHTNPKDIVDGNLKSIMRLILALAAHFKPQSVKHSTQSNSKRSSVTGIAQGASAALAEARRNAAKAGNSFRRNRSSYNYSDRRRTYHEGSSSEHLSDSDQSFNCDRTRVLSRDDGDGASADKSPQSSSRFSPGITDTSSPKDSRLSKSKSSDQVYAKDSGTELEDSGSNTVDRAQYEDLLQEYMELSDAMSNTRRELLKLQDLLLCGEPPDGAEDSPKQVISGSSPAEQMVILESQLIQTQEVCSDLREDLSRTKNDCMHLQGKKSGLQQRMADQEEQLSQLRAELLRRDFEKQSLESEKGELKMKVYDRDKTISDLRKEIVRRDQKVDQLQNNIQLTIQEKESVTRALKQQISDLHERLRLVGERGATLSARVASQDKRMAKLEGKILQTGDPQQREATPGGNSGEDLHVVRDAIHSLRLNFKTSDPQQHKLDSVEHFVCSLLDKIQQPNNLSTVSNGQNTYEHVTSRRLNFDSTGDVRRSPITSIPGFSPNQLDNPSSRTKQLNPQPTTKVLYFTDRTVNPSMCTIHKRLGEITLKDFKDHISVKGNYRYSFKALDPEFGTVKEEVMSDDDKVPGWEGQIVAWVEEDTG comes from the exons ATGGCATCCCCTGCAAAGTCACCTGACGAAGAAGGATCAAAGTCATGGATGGAATGGAGA CAACAACTACAAGCATATGTTGCTTGGGTAAACTCCCAGTTGAAAAAGAAGCCTGGTGTTCGCCTGATCGAAGATCTACGCAATGATATGAAAGACGGAGTAGCTATGATAGAGCTCATAGAAATAGTTG GAGGAGAGCACATGAGTGGTGTCCATCTTTGTCCCTCTACCTACGGTGAAATGAGAGAGAACATTGAAAGAATTCTACATTACATGACTACCAACAGAATCAGGATGCATCATACTAATCCTAAAG ATATTGTGGATGGCAATCTGAAGTCTATTATGAGATTGATATTAGCATTAGCTGCCCATTTTAAACCACAAAGTGTCAAACATTCCACACAATCCAACAGTAAGAGATCTAGTGTTACTGGTATAGCTCAG GGAGCATCAGCAGCGTTGGCAGAAGCGAGAAGGAATGCTGCAAAAGCTGGTAATAGTTTCAGAAGAAATAGATCATCTTATAATTATAGTGATAGAAG GCGTACATACCATGAGGGAAGTAGTTCAGAGCACTTGAGTGACTCAGATCAAAGCTTTAACTGTGATAGGACTAGAGTTTTGAGTCGAGATGATGGAGATGGGGCCAGTGCTGACAAAAGTCCACAGTCCTCGTCGAGATTTAGTCCTGGCATAACTGATACATCTAGTCCAAAAGATAGTCGCCTCTCTAAAAGTAAATCATCTGACCAggtctatg CCAAAGACAGTGGTACAGAGTTAGAAGATAGTGGGAGTAACACAGTAGACAGAGCTCAATACGAAGATCTGCTACAGGAGTATATGGAACTCTCTGATGCCATGTCAAATACAAGACGAGAACTCCTAAAATTACAAGATTTG TTACTGTGTGGGGAACCACCAGATGGTGCTGAAGATAGTCCTAAACAGGTTATATCTGGTTCTTCTCCTGCTGAACAAATG gtGATACTTGAAAGTCAATTGATACAGACACAGGAAGTGTGTTCAGATTTACGTGAAGATTTGTCTCGGACCAAGAATGACTGCATGCATTTACAGGGTAAAAAGTCAGGTCTACAACAAAGAATGGCGGACCAAGAGGAACAGCTGTCTCAATTAAGGGCTGAACTTCTACGCAGAGACTTTGAAAAACAGTCTTTAGAATCTGAAAAG GGTGAATTAAAGATGAAAGTTTATGATAGAGATAAAACTATATCAGATTTAAGA AAAGAGATTGTAAGAAGAGACCAAAAAGTTGACCAATTGCAAAATAATATCCAACTGACAATCCAAGAAAAAGAATCTGTAACACGAGCATTAAAGCAGCAGATATCTGACCTTCATGAAAGGTTACGCTTGGTTGGAGAACGTGGG GCCACATTGTCTGCAAGAGTAGCATCTCAAGACAAAAGAATGGCCAAGTTGGAAGGAAAAATTTTACAAACAGGCGATCCCCAACAAAGGGAGGCTACTCCTGGAGGAAAT tcaGGAGAAGATCTTCATGTTGTCCGTGATGCAATACATAGTTTACGCCTGAATTTCAAAACCTCAGATCCTCAGCAACATAAATTAGACTCGGTTGAACACTTTGTTTGTTCgttattagataaaatacaacAACCTAATAATTTGTCTACTGTTTCCAATGGCCAA AATACATATGAACATGTCACCTCTAGACGTTTAAATTTTGATTCGACTGGAGATGTACGACGATCACCCATCACATCTATACCAG GTTTTTCCCCAAATCAATTAGACAATCCATCATCAAGAACCAAGCAGTTAAATCCTCAACCCACAACAAAAGTGCTATATTTTACTGATAGGACAGTTAACCCCAGTATGTGTACCATTCATAAAAG attagGAGAAATAACGTTGAAAGACTTTAAAGATCATATAAGTGTGAAAGGGAACTATAGATACTCGTTTAAAGCATTAGATCCAGAGTTTGGAACAGTCAAGGAAGAG GTAATGAGTGATGATGATAAGGTACCAGGATGGGAGGGACAGATAGTGGCCTGGGTGGAAGAAGATACAGGATGA
- the LOC139524117 gene encoding dixin-like isoform X3, whose translation MASPAKSPDEEGSKSWMEWRQQLQAYVAWVNSQLKKKPGVRLIEDLRNDMKDGVAMIELIEIVGGEHMSGVHLCPSTYGEMRENIERILHYMTTNRIRMHHTNPKDIVDGNLKSIMRLILALAAHFKPQSVKHSTQSNSKRSSVTGIAQGASAALAEARRNAAKAGNSFRRNRSSYNYSDRRRTYHEGSSSEHLSDSDQSFNCDRTRVLSRDDGDGASADKSPQSSSRFSPGITDTSSPKDSRLSKSKSSDQVYAKDSGTELEDSGSNTVDRAQYEDLLQEYMELSDAMSNTRRELLKLQDLLLCGEPPDGAEDSPKQVISGSSPAEQMVILESQLIQTQEVCSDLREDLSRTKNDCMHLQGKKSGLQQRMADQEEQLSQLRAELLRRDFEKQSLESEKGELKMKVYDRDKTISDLRKEIVRRDQKVDQLQNNIQLTIQEKESVTRALKQQISDLHERLRLVGERGATLSARVASQDKRMAKLEGKILQTGDPQQREATPGGNSGEDLHVVRDAIHSLRLNFKTSDPQQHKLDSVEHFVCSLLDKIQQPNNLSTVSNGQNTYEHVTSRRLNFDSTGDVRRSPITSIPGSNTSFSPNQLDNPSSRTKQLNPQPTTKVLYFTDRTVNPSMCTIHKRLGEITLKDFKDHISVKGNYRYSFKALDPEFGTVKEEVMSDDDKVPGWEGQIVAWVEEDTG comes from the exons ATGGCATCCCCTGCAAAGTCACCTGACGAAGAAGGATCAAAGTCATGGATGGAATGGAGA CAACAACTACAAGCATATGTTGCTTGGGTAAACTCCCAGTTGAAAAAGAAGCCTGGTGTTCGCCTGATCGAAGATCTACGCAATGATATGAAAGACGGAGTAGCTATGATAGAGCTCATAGAAATAGTTG GAGGAGAGCACATGAGTGGTGTCCATCTTTGTCCCTCTACCTACGGTGAAATGAGAGAGAACATTGAAAGAATTCTACATTACATGACTACCAACAGAATCAGGATGCATCATACTAATCCTAAAG ATATTGTGGATGGCAATCTGAAGTCTATTATGAGATTGATATTAGCATTAGCTGCCCATTTTAAACCACAAAGTGTCAAACATTCCACACAATCCAACAGTAAGAGATCTAGTGTTACTGGTATAGCTCAG GGAGCATCAGCAGCGTTGGCAGAAGCGAGAAGGAATGCTGCAAAAGCTGGTAATAGTTTCAGAAGAAATAGATCATCTTATAATTATAGTGATAGAAG GCGTACATACCATGAGGGAAGTAGTTCAGAGCACTTGAGTGACTCAGATCAAAGCTTTAACTGTGATAGGACTAGAGTTTTGAGTCGAGATGATGGAGATGGGGCCAGTGCTGACAAAAGTCCACAGTCCTCGTCGAGATTTAGTCCTGGCATAACTGATACATCTAGTCCAAAAGATAGTCGCCTCTCTAAAAGTAAATCATCTGACCAggtctatg CCAAAGACAGTGGTACAGAGTTAGAAGATAGTGGGAGTAACACAGTAGACAGAGCTCAATACGAAGATCTGCTACAGGAGTATATGGAACTCTCTGATGCCATGTCAAATACAAGACGAGAACTCCTAAAATTACAAGATTTG TTACTGTGTGGGGAACCACCAGATGGTGCTGAAGATAGTCCTAAACAGGTTATATCTGGTTCTTCTCCTGCTGAACAAATG gtGATACTTGAAAGTCAATTGATACAGACACAGGAAGTGTGTTCAGATTTACGTGAAGATTTGTCTCGGACCAAGAATGACTGCATGCATTTACAGGGTAAAAAGTCAGGTCTACAACAAAGAATGGCGGACCAAGAGGAACAGCTGTCTCAATTAAGGGCTGAACTTCTACGCAGAGACTTTGAAAAACAGTCTTTAGAATCTGAAAAG GGTGAATTAAAGATGAAAGTTTATGATAGAGATAAAACTATATCAGATTTAAGA AAAGAGATTGTAAGAAGAGACCAAAAAGTTGACCAATTGCAAAATAATATCCAACTGACAATCCAAGAAAAAGAATCTGTAACACGAGCATTAAAGCAGCAGATATCTGACCTTCATGAAAGGTTACGCTTGGTTGGAGAACGTGGG GCCACATTGTCTGCAAGAGTAGCATCTCAAGACAAAAGAATGGCCAAGTTGGAAGGAAAAATTTTACAAACAGGCGATCCCCAACAAAGGGAGGCTACTCCTGGAGGAAAT tcaGGAGAAGATCTTCATGTTGTCCGTGATGCAATACATAGTTTACGCCTGAATTTCAAAACCTCAGATCCTCAGCAACATAAATTAGACTCGGTTGAACACTTTGTTTGTTCgttattagataaaatacaacAACCTAATAATTTGTCTACTGTTTCCAATGGCCAA AATACATATGAACATGTCACCTCTAGACGTTTAAATTTTGATTCGACTGGAGATGTACGACGATCACCCATCACATCTATACCAGGTAGTAATACAA GTTTTTCCCCAAATCAATTAGACAATCCATCATCAAGAACCAAGCAGTTAAATCCTCAACCCACAACAAAAGTGCTATATTTTACTGATAGGACAGTTAACCCCAGTATGTGTACCATTCATAAAAG attagGAGAAATAACGTTGAAAGACTTTAAAGATCATATAAGTGTGAAAGGGAACTATAGATACTCGTTTAAAGCATTAGATCCAGAGTTTGGAACAGTCAAGGAAGAG GTAATGAGTGATGATGATAAGGTACCAGGATGGGAGGGACAGATAGTGGCCTGGGTGGAAGAAGATACAGGATGA